In bacterium, the following proteins share a genomic window:
- a CDS encoding PD40 domain-containing protein: MTRLSRFAAAPSAAAVLAALCFLAWPLLAGAQGGRTEVTIDHTQQAVLKTDVRIGDFRALSAGRNVQETAAKLREVVANDLLLSGLFNVGGTGFKPAELPFSWTIEATVEGAAAGEWPVTVNLNLLTWPDRQLVLTKRYRPGEDQVRTTAHHFANEVVRTTVGSEGIALTRVAFSRGRGDRRDIYVVDYDGEGLLRLTANRTLNLCPDWSPDGARIAFTSYRGGQQGLYSLETATGAVRQVIAMEGLNLGADWSPDGKELLISLSRGGDPEIYRITPDGKIVKRLTVSPAIEISPNWAPNGRELVFTSDSSGTPQLYMIDREGAGKRRVTFEGKYNDSAALSPNGEWLAYATREDVITQIIVMRPGGEDRRVVTDTSWRNCEDPSWAPDGRHLVFTSDRTGASKLYVYDVVENSFRQLTFGNDPDITPAWSR, from the coding sequence ATGACGAGATTGTCCCGATTCGCGGCGGCCCCGTCCGCCGCCGCCGTTCTCGCCGCGCTCTGCTTCCTGGCCTGGCCGCTGCTGGCCGGCGCGCAGGGCGGGCGCACGGAAGTGACCATCGACCACACGCAGCAGGCGGTCCTGAAGACCGACGTGCGCATCGGCGACTTCCGGGCGCTCTCGGCCGGCCGGAACGTGCAGGAGACTGCCGCCAAGCTGCGCGAGGTGGTGGCCAACGACCTGCTCCTGAGCGGCCTGTTCAACGTGGGCGGGACCGGGTTCAAGCCGGCGGAACTGCCTTTCAGCTGGACCATCGAGGCCACGGTGGAAGGCGCCGCTGCGGGCGAATGGCCGGTGACCGTGAACCTGAACCTGCTCACCTGGCCCGACCGCCAGCTGGTGCTGACCAAGCGCTACCGCCCGGGCGAGGACCAGGTCCGCACGACGGCGCACCACTTCGCGAACGAGGTGGTGCGGACGACCGTGGGCAGCGAGGGCATCGCCCTGACCCGCGTGGCGTTCTCGCGCGGCCGCGGCGACCGCCGCGACATCTACGTGGTGGACTACGACGGCGAGGGGCTGCTCCGCCTGACGGCCAACCGGACGCTCAACCTGTGCCCGGACTGGTCGCCGGACGGGGCCCGGATCGCCTTCACCAGCTACCGCGGCGGCCAGCAGGGGCTCTACAGCCTGGAGACGGCCACGGGCGCGGTCAGGCAGGTCATCGCCATGGAGGGCCTGAACCTCGGCGCCGACTGGAGTCCCGACGGCAAGGAACTGTTGATCTCCCTGTCGCGCGGTGGGGATCCGGAGATCTACCGGATCACCCCGGACGGCAAGATCGTCAAACGACTGACAGTGTCTCCCGCCATCGAAATCAGCCCGAACTGGGCCCCGAATGGCCGCGAACTCGTTTTTACCAGTGACAGCAGCGGTACCCCGCAGTTATATATGATCGACCGCGAAGGCGCCGGGAAACGCCGGGTGACCTTCGAGGGCAAGTACAACGACTCGGCTGCCCTGTCGCCCAACGGCGAATGGCTGGCTTACGCCACCCGCGAGGATGTCATCACGCAGATCATCGTGATGCGCCCGGGCGGCGAAGACCGCCGGGTGGTCACTGACACGTCGTGGCGCAATTGCGAGGACCCCAGCTGGGCGCCGGACGGCCGCCACCTGGTCTTCACCTCGGACAGGACGGGCGCCTCGAAACTGTATGTGTACGATGTGGTGGAGAACTCGTTCCGCCAGCTGACTTTCGGGAATGATCCCGATATCACCCCGGCCTGGTCACGCTAG
- a CDS encoding TonB family protein, whose product MMTRAVPASVVLHAIAFTAMLLWGDRVTTQAAHIPSVIAVRLVDAPVQPAQSAPPAPEVKALPEPEAEPIKPDVVRPPKEVPREKPKEKAKEKPKPVVTPPSTATGPPKPEAGVKGTTTGAATGLTGPAVSGTDTDFPFAWYLQAVESKVVANWKPRQLGFGQKAVVSCSVHFVINRAGVVSQARLVRNSGLGVYDREALRAVQTTRLPPLPPQYRGSDLGVTFDFNLEPGTQ is encoded by the coding sequence ATGATGACGCGCGCGGTGCCGGCCTCGGTCGTGCTGCACGCCATCGCGTTCACCGCGATGCTGCTGTGGGGCGATCGCGTGACGACGCAGGCAGCCCACATCCCCAGCGTGATCGCCGTGAGGCTGGTCGACGCTCCAGTGCAACCGGCACAATCGGCGCCGCCGGCGCCCGAGGTGAAGGCCCTGCCGGAGCCGGAGGCGGAACCGATCAAGCCCGACGTGGTCCGGCCACCCAAGGAAGTGCCGCGCGAGAAGCCGAAAGAGAAGGCGAAGGAGAAGCCGAAGCCGGTCGTGACGCCGCCCTCGACCGCCACGGGGCCGCCCAAGCCGGAGGCCGGCGTCAAAGGCACCACGACCGGCGCGGCCACCGGCCTGACCGGGCCGGCCGTCAGCGGTACCGACACCGACTTCCCGTTCGCCTGGTACCTGCAGGCGGTCGAGAGCAAGGTGGTGGCCAACTGGAAGCCGCGGCAGCTGGGGTTCGGCCAGAAGGCCGTGGTCTCCTGCAGCGTGCACTTCGTCATCAACCGCGCCGGGGTCGTGTCGCAGGCGCGGCTCGTGCGTAACAGCGGTCTCGGCGTCTACGATCGCGAGGCGCTGCGCGCGGTGCAGACCACGCGCCTGCCGCCCCTGCCGCCGCAGTACCGCGGCAGCGACCTGGGCGTCACCTTCGACTTCAACCTGGAGCCCGGAACCCAATGA